The following are encoded together in the Daucus carota subsp. sativus chromosome 5, DH1 v3.0, whole genome shotgun sequence genome:
- the LOC108222183 gene encoding shikimate O-hydroxycinnamoyltransferase, translated as MKITVKESTLVLPAEEAPQRRLWNASADLIHPNLHTTSVYFYRPDGSDNFFDTKVLKDALSRALVPFYPIAGRLKRDDGGRIEIDCNGEGVLFVEAESDGVVDDFGDDFAPTLEFRQLIPAVDYSLGISSYSLLVLQLTFFKCGGVSLGVGLHHVAADGPSGLHFISTWSDMARGLGLTLAPFIDRTLLRARDPPQPAFPHIEYQPPPPLKSGPDPTNSNPETAVSIFKLTRAQLNALKDKSKENGNTVAYSSYEILAGHVWRSVCKARGLADDQETRFLIPTDGRSRIVPPLPPGYFGNAIFVAPVTVATGDLISKPLWYGASRIHEAIARMDNDYLRSALDYLELGASSRQPVASKCGFALNSWARFPIHDTDFGWGRPIFMGPGRIVSDGLSFLLPSPCNDGSLSIAVSLQAEEMKLFSKLFYDI; from the exons ATGAAGATCACTGTAAAAGAATCAACACTAGTGCTTCCGGCAGAGGAGGCGCCGCAACGAAGGCTCTGGAATGCTAGTGCAGACCTCATACATCCAAATTTGCACACAACTAGCGTGTATTTTTACAGGCCAGATGGAAGTGACAATTTTTTTGATACAAAAGTACTCAAGGATGCATTGAGTAGAGCTTTGGTTCCTTTTTACCCGATTGCTGGACGATTAAAAAGGGACGATGGGGGTCGCATTGAGATTGATTGTAACGGAGAAGGTGTGCTGTTTGTCGAGGCTGAGTCGGATGGAGTGGTGGATGATTTTGGTGATGACTTTGCGCCAACTTTGGAGTTTCGTCAACTTATTCCAGCTGTGGACTATTCACTTGGGATATCATCCTACTCATTGTTAGTTTTGCAG CTCACATTTTTTAAATGTGGTGGAGTGTCACTCGGTGTTGGTCTGCACCATGTTGCTGCTGATGGACCGTCTGGACTGCATTTTATCAGCACATGGTCCGATATGGCTCGTGGTCTTGGCCTCACCCTCGCACCATTCATAGACCGCACCCTCCTCCGAGCCCGTGATCCCCCACAACCCGCATTTCCTCACATTGAATACCAGCCCCCTCCGCCCCTGAAATCGGGTCCTGATCCCACAAATAGTAATCCTGAAACAGCTGTTTCAATCTTCAAATTAACCCGAGCCCAACTCAATGCCCTCAAAGACAAGTCCAAGGAAAATGGCAACACAGTGGCCTATAGCTCCTATGAAATACTGGCAGGACACGTGTGGAGGTCCGTGTGTAAGGCTCGTGGACTCGCTGATGATCAAGAAACAAGGTTTCTTATCCCAACTGATGGAAGGAGCAGAATAGTCCCTCCACTCCCGCCTGGCTACTTTGGCAATGCAATATTCGTTGCCCCGGTTACAGTTGCAACGGGTGATCTCATATCGAAGCCATTGTGGTATGGGGCCAGTAGAATTCATGAAGCAATTGCCCGCATGGACAATGATTATCTAAGATCAGCTCTAGATTACCTGGAACTTGGAGCTTCTTCTCGCCAACCAGTTGCTTCTAAGTGCGGCTTCGCACTTAATAGTTGGGCTAGATTTCCAATACATGATACTGATTTTGGATGGGGAAGGCCGATATTTATGGGACCTGGTAGAATTGTGTCTGATGGTTTAAGTTTCTTGTTGCCAAGTCCTTGTAATGATGGGAGCTTATCGATAGCCGTTAGTTTGCAAGCGGAAGAAATGAAGCTCTTCAGCAAATTGTTCTATGACATCTGA
- the LOC108223856 gene encoding putative leucine-rich repeat receptor-like serine/threonine-protein kinase At2g24130 isoform X2 — MNTRKAIIRPLKSGTISSMRNMYLLLLHYLILATLGQVSGDHYHHSLESDRAALMEFKRTISADPHSTLANWNELVDVCNFTGVRCNKKRHRVHKLVLIDKGLVGLLSPFLLNLTRLQVLQLDGNNLHGSVPDSFSSFSKLILLTLAENNLTGTLPPSLFSNCTSLKNVDLSHNLLIGTIPSDIGKCPYLWNLNLYNNQFTGEIPSSLSNLSAMYNLDLEYNHLSGELPGQVMAQLPSLNFLHLSYNNMISHNNNTNLDPFFAALANCTRLREIELAGMGLGGSLPSSIGRLSTTVNIVLLQENQIFGSIPPAVGNLWNLSQLNLTSNLLNGTISPEISRMKNLEQLSLSYNDFTGEIPAALGQLRRLGLLDLSHNNLSGTIPENLGNLDKLIFLFLNNNNLSGEIPPSLGQCRDLDKLDLSYNKLTGIIPPQISAISEIRMYLNLSHNYLQGPLPIGLSKLVNVLEIDLSANNLSGHIFPQLSSCIAVRILNFSKNFLVGQLPESLGDLKNLEAFDVSNNSITGAIPASLSNIRSLTFLNFSYNNFTGKLPSGGFFDTATNLSFLGNEHICGRGPGIQKCHQEHHYFHSRVFLIIFCVVISVSAFFSTICCVLGYRHVQRRISTTTIETETNSEPELMPNFPRMPYKQLSEATGGFNEQNLIGSGSYGRVYKGVLPDGIAVAVKVLQLQTGNSTKSFTRECEVLRRIRHRNLIRIITACSLPDFKALVLPYMVNGSLESRMYQYPGTTLRSDSSDLNLIQMVNICSDIAEGMAYLHHHSPVRVIHCDLKPSNVLLNDDMTALVSDFGIARLVMTIGGNAPVIENMGDSTANMLSGTIGYIAPEYGFGSGTSIKGDVYSFGVLVLEMVTRKRPTDDMFTGGLSLHTWVKSHYHGRMEKIINSNMVRAIQNQSPEVKRMWEVAVGELIELGILCTQSNPSARPTMLDAADDLDRLKRYLGGETTATFASSLGMSSSTIGDD; from the exons ATGAACACGAGAAAAGCTATCATTAGACCTCTCAAATCCGGCACCATAAGTTCTATGAGAAACATGTACCTTTTACTGCTCCATTATCTGATTCTTGCAACATTGGGGCAGGTTTCTGGAGATCACTATCACCATTCATTGGAAAGTGATAGAGCGGCACTTATGGAATTCAAGAGGACTATTTCAGCTGATCCGCATTCCACGCTTGCAAACTGGAATGAGCTGGTGGATGTATGCAACTTTACTGGAGTCAGGTGCAACAAAAAGCGTCATCGCGTTCACAAACTAGTTCTCATCGACAAAGGACTTGTTGGGCTTTTATCACCGTTTCTTCTTAATCTCACCAGGCTTCAAGTTCTCCAGCtggatggaaacaacttgcacgGCTCAGTACCGGATTCCTTCTCTTCTTTTTCCAAACTTATTCTACTTACCCTCGCAGAGAACAACTTAACCGGTACTCTTCCACCTTCCTTGTTCTCAAACTGCACTTCATTGAAAAATGTAGACCTCTCCCACAACCTCCTTATAGGAACCATCCCATCAGATATTGGTAAGTGCCCATATCTGTGGAATCTCAATTTGTATAATAATCAATTTACAGGAGAGATACCCTCCTCTTTATCCAATTTATCAGCCATGTATAATTTGGATTTAGAGTACAATCATCTGTCAGGTGAATTACCTGGCCAAGTAATGGCACAGCTACCTAGCCTGAACTTTCTTCACTTGTCATATAACAACATGATCAGTCACAACAACAACACTAATCTAGACCCATTCTTTGCTGCACTTGCAAACTGCACTAGATTGAGGGAGATTGAACTTGCTGGTATGGGCCTCGGAGGAAGTTTGCCTAGTTCTATTGGAAGGCTCAGTACCACGGTAAATATCGTGTTGCTACAAGAGAATCAGATATTTGGATCAATTCCTCCTGCAGTGGGAAATCTTTGGAATCTTTCACAGCTCAATTTGACATCCAATCTTTTGAATGGAACTATTTCTCCAGAAATAAGCCGGATGAAGAACTTGGAGCAGCTGTCGTTATCATACAATGACTTCACTGGTGAGATTCCAGCAGCACTAGGACAATTGCGTCGACTTGGTCTTCTGGATTTGTCACACAACAATTTATCTGGTACAATTCCTGAGAATTTGGGAAATTTggataaattaatttttctgTTCCTTAACAACAACAACCTTTCTGGAGAGATACCTCCAAGCTTAGGGCAATGCAGAGATCTGGACAAGCTAGACTTGTCCTACAACAAGTTGACAGGAATTATTCCTCCACAAATATCAGCTATAAGCGAGATCAGGATGTATCTGAATCTTTCACATAACTACCTACAGGGTCCTTTGCCAATTGGACTGAGTAAGTTAGTAAATGTACTAGAGATCGATCTCTCAGCGAATAACCTGAGTGGACATATATTCCCTCAGTTATCGAGTTGCATTGCCGTGAGGATATTGAATTTCTCAAAGAATTTCCTTGTTGGCCAACTTCCAGAATCCTTGGGTGATCTTAAAAACCTTGAAGCTTTTGATGTTTCCAACAACAGCATAACTGGAGCAATCCCGGCGAGTTTAAGTAATATCAGAAGTCTTACATTTCTCAATTTTTCATATAACAACTTTACTGGAAAGCTTCCCTCAGGTGGATTCTTTGACACTGCTACAAACCTCTCTTTCCTAGGCAACGAACATATCTGTGGGCGAGGGCCAGGAATTCAAAAATGCCATCAGGAACACCATTATTTTCATTCACGTGTATTCTTGATTATATTCTGTGTTGTCATATCTGTCTCAGCTTTTTTCTCCACCATATGCTGTGTGCTCGGATACAGGCATGTGCAAAGAAGAATTTCTACAACCACAATTGAGACAGAAACAAATTCAGAGCCAGAGCTGATGCCCAATTTCCCAAGAATGCCTTATAAACAACTCTCAGAGGCTACCGGAGGATTCAATGAGCAGAATTTGATTGGATCAGGCAGCTATGGACGTGTCTATAAGGGAGTTCTTCCAGATGGGATAGCAGTGGCAGTCAAAGTTCTACAATTACAAACTGGTAATTCAACAAAGAGTTTTACACGAGAATGTGAGGTCCTTAGGAGGATTCGGCATAGAAACCTCATTCGGATCATAACAGCTTGTAGTTTACCTGATTTCAAGGCTCTTGTTCTTCCATATATGGTGAATGGGAGCTTAGAGAGTCGTATGTACCAGTATCCTGGCACCACCCTTCGTTCTGATTCTTCAGACTTGAACCTTATTCAGATGGTCAATATTTGCAGTGATATTGCTGAAGGTATGGcatatcttcatcatcattctcCTGTTAGGGTAATCCACTGTGATCTTAAACCCAGCAACGTTCTTCTCAATGACGACATGACAGCTTTGGTCTCTGATTTTGGCATAGCAAGGTTGGTTATGACAATCGGAGGGAATGCTCCTGTAATTGAGAATATGGGTGACTCTACAGCAAATATGTTATCCGGAACTATAGGATATATTGCACCAG AGTATGGATTTGGATCAGGCACCTCCATCAAGGGAGACGTTTACAGCTTCGGAGTTCTGGTTTTAGAGATGGTGACGAGAAAGAGGCCAACAGATGATATGTTTACTGGAGGTCTAAGCCTGCATACATGGGTAAAAAGTCACTATCATGGAAGGATGGAGAAAATAATAAACTCTAATATGGTGAGAGCTATTCAAAATCAGTCCCCTGAAGTGAAAAGAATGTGGGAAGTCGCTGTAGGAGAATTGATTGAGCTAGGTATTCTTTGTACCCAGTCTAACCCCTCTGCAAGGCCTACAATGCTTGATGCTGCTGATGATTTGGATCGACTGAAGAGATACCTTGGTGGGGAAACCACTGCGACATTCGCCTCCTCTCTTGGAATGTCATCTTCTACTATAGGTGATGACTAG
- the LOC108223856 gene encoding putative leucine-rich repeat receptor-like serine/threonine-protein kinase At2g24130 isoform X1, with product MNTRKAIIRPLKSGTISSMRNMYLLLLHYLILATLGQVSGDHYHHSLESDRAALMEFKRTISADPHSTLANWNELVDVCNFTGVRCNKKRHRVHKLVLIDKGLVGLLSPFLLNLTRLQVLQLDGNNLHGSVPDSFSSFSKLILLTLAENNLTGTLPPSLFSNCTSLKNVDLSHNLLIGTIPSDIGKCPYLWNLNLYNNQFTGEIPSSLSNLSAMYNLDLEYNHLSGELPGQVMAQLPSLNFLHLSYNNMISHNNNTNLDPFFAALANCTRLREIELAGMGLGGSLPSSIGRLSTTVNIVLLQENQIFGSIPPAVGNLWNLSQLNLTSNLLNGTISPEISRMKNLEQLSLSYNDFTGEIPAALGQLRRLGLLDLSHNNLSGTIPENLGNLDKLIFLFLNNNNLSGEIPPSLGQCRDLDKLDLSYNKLTGIIPPQISAISEIRMYLNLSHNYLQGPLPIGLSKLVNVLEIDLSANNLSGHIFPQLSSCIAVRILNFSKNFLVGQLPESLGDLKNLEAFDVSNNSITGAIPASLSNIRSLTFLNFSYNNFTGKLPSGGFFDTATNLSFLGNEHICGRGPGIQKCHQEHHYFHSRVFLIIFCVVISVSAFFSTICCVLGYRHVQRRISTTTIETETNSEPELMPNFPRMPYKQLSEATGGFNEQNLIGSGSYGRVYKGVLPDGIAVAVKVLQLQTGNSTKSFTRECEVLRRIRHRNLIRIITACSLPDFKALVLPYMVNGSLESRMYQYPGTTLRSDSSDLNLIQMVNICSDIAEGMAYLHHHSPVRVIHCDLKPSNVLLNDDMTALVSDFGIARLVMTIGGNAPVIENMGDSTANMLSGTIGYIAPEYGFGSGTSIKGDVYSFGVLVLEMVTRKRPTDDMFTGGLSLHTWVKSHYHGRMEKIINSNMVRAIQNQSPEVKRMWEVAVGELIELGILCTQSNPSARPTMLDAADDLDRLKRYLGGETTATFASSLGMSSSTIGCEQDHLPVLSCIISSSNEHRISG from the exons ATGAACACGAGAAAAGCTATCATTAGACCTCTCAAATCCGGCACCATAAGTTCTATGAGAAACATGTACCTTTTACTGCTCCATTATCTGATTCTTGCAACATTGGGGCAGGTTTCTGGAGATCACTATCACCATTCATTGGAAAGTGATAGAGCGGCACTTATGGAATTCAAGAGGACTATTTCAGCTGATCCGCATTCCACGCTTGCAAACTGGAATGAGCTGGTGGATGTATGCAACTTTACTGGAGTCAGGTGCAACAAAAAGCGTCATCGCGTTCACAAACTAGTTCTCATCGACAAAGGACTTGTTGGGCTTTTATCACCGTTTCTTCTTAATCTCACCAGGCTTCAAGTTCTCCAGCtggatggaaacaacttgcacgGCTCAGTACCGGATTCCTTCTCTTCTTTTTCCAAACTTATTCTACTTACCCTCGCAGAGAACAACTTAACCGGTACTCTTCCACCTTCCTTGTTCTCAAACTGCACTTCATTGAAAAATGTAGACCTCTCCCACAACCTCCTTATAGGAACCATCCCATCAGATATTGGTAAGTGCCCATATCTGTGGAATCTCAATTTGTATAATAATCAATTTACAGGAGAGATACCCTCCTCTTTATCCAATTTATCAGCCATGTATAATTTGGATTTAGAGTACAATCATCTGTCAGGTGAATTACCTGGCCAAGTAATGGCACAGCTACCTAGCCTGAACTTTCTTCACTTGTCATATAACAACATGATCAGTCACAACAACAACACTAATCTAGACCCATTCTTTGCTGCACTTGCAAACTGCACTAGATTGAGGGAGATTGAACTTGCTGGTATGGGCCTCGGAGGAAGTTTGCCTAGTTCTATTGGAAGGCTCAGTACCACGGTAAATATCGTGTTGCTACAAGAGAATCAGATATTTGGATCAATTCCTCCTGCAGTGGGAAATCTTTGGAATCTTTCACAGCTCAATTTGACATCCAATCTTTTGAATGGAACTATTTCTCCAGAAATAAGCCGGATGAAGAACTTGGAGCAGCTGTCGTTATCATACAATGACTTCACTGGTGAGATTCCAGCAGCACTAGGACAATTGCGTCGACTTGGTCTTCTGGATTTGTCACACAACAATTTATCTGGTACAATTCCTGAGAATTTGGGAAATTTggataaattaatttttctgTTCCTTAACAACAACAACCTTTCTGGAGAGATACCTCCAAGCTTAGGGCAATGCAGAGATCTGGACAAGCTAGACTTGTCCTACAACAAGTTGACAGGAATTATTCCTCCACAAATATCAGCTATAAGCGAGATCAGGATGTATCTGAATCTTTCACATAACTACCTACAGGGTCCTTTGCCAATTGGACTGAGTAAGTTAGTAAATGTACTAGAGATCGATCTCTCAGCGAATAACCTGAGTGGACATATATTCCCTCAGTTATCGAGTTGCATTGCCGTGAGGATATTGAATTTCTCAAAGAATTTCCTTGTTGGCCAACTTCCAGAATCCTTGGGTGATCTTAAAAACCTTGAAGCTTTTGATGTTTCCAACAACAGCATAACTGGAGCAATCCCGGCGAGTTTAAGTAATATCAGAAGTCTTACATTTCTCAATTTTTCATATAACAACTTTACTGGAAAGCTTCCCTCAGGTGGATTCTTTGACACTGCTACAAACCTCTCTTTCCTAGGCAACGAACATATCTGTGGGCGAGGGCCAGGAATTCAAAAATGCCATCAGGAACACCATTATTTTCATTCACGTGTATTCTTGATTATATTCTGTGTTGTCATATCTGTCTCAGCTTTTTTCTCCACCATATGCTGTGTGCTCGGATACAGGCATGTGCAAAGAAGAATTTCTACAACCACAATTGAGACAGAAACAAATTCAGAGCCAGAGCTGATGCCCAATTTCCCAAGAATGCCTTATAAACAACTCTCAGAGGCTACCGGAGGATTCAATGAGCAGAATTTGATTGGATCAGGCAGCTATGGACGTGTCTATAAGGGAGTTCTTCCAGATGGGATAGCAGTGGCAGTCAAAGTTCTACAATTACAAACTGGTAATTCAACAAAGAGTTTTACACGAGAATGTGAGGTCCTTAGGAGGATTCGGCATAGAAACCTCATTCGGATCATAACAGCTTGTAGTTTACCTGATTTCAAGGCTCTTGTTCTTCCATATATGGTGAATGGGAGCTTAGAGAGTCGTATGTACCAGTATCCTGGCACCACCCTTCGTTCTGATTCTTCAGACTTGAACCTTATTCAGATGGTCAATATTTGCAGTGATATTGCTGAAGGTATGGcatatcttcatcatcattctcCTGTTAGGGTAATCCACTGTGATCTTAAACCCAGCAACGTTCTTCTCAATGACGACATGACAGCTTTGGTCTCTGATTTTGGCATAGCAAGGTTGGTTATGACAATCGGAGGGAATGCTCCTGTAATTGAGAATATGGGTGACTCTACAGCAAATATGTTATCCGGAACTATAGGATATATTGCACCAG AGTATGGATTTGGATCAGGCACCTCCATCAAGGGAGACGTTTACAGCTTCGGAGTTCTGGTTTTAGAGATGGTGACGAGAAAGAGGCCAACAGATGATATGTTTACTGGAGGTCTAAGCCTGCATACATGGGTAAAAAGTCACTATCATGGAAGGATGGAGAAAATAATAAACTCTAATATGGTGAGAGCTATTCAAAATCAGTCCCCTGAAGTGAAAAGAATGTGGGAAGTCGCTGTAGGAGAATTGATTGAGCTAGGTATTCTTTGTACCCAGTCTAACCCCTCTGCAAGGCCTACAATGCTTGATGCTGCTGATGATTTGGATCGACTGAAGAGATACCTTGGTGGGGAAACCACTGCGACATTCGCCTCCTCTCTTGGAATGTCATCTTCTACTATAG GGTGTGAACAAGACCATCTTCCAGTGCTTTCCTGTATCATCTCGAGCTCGAATGAGCACAGAATAAGTGGGTGA